One Euwallacea similis isolate ESF13 chromosome 16, ESF131.1, whole genome shotgun sequence DNA segment encodes these proteins:
- the LOC136414054 gene encoding proton channel OtopLc-like yields MDIVHEENSRQKDLKKVGFARRKHNENISEDDEQEFERSLANYERDMCFLHPPQLIVTDTEPNLSMNCDCSGQCNGDSSALSSRRPSAIIAALRRPSQAIALSAAQAVMNQRRYLLGLFNDNSSQNLRIEGNKTKFQKISLKFTKKLEGNGFTIILSALYAKLLVVLGIAFPITEVISDQVHPFYYQGFYLYLYLGSITFITYEYVSFVKERAVENIIKNIQEAEKGEFLNKLPQAKPAKKYGSFFLRLGAIAFGIGSMVYSGLEFGRYFELRNMPGCYSSSLQAITPATRTILTLLQVQFIFLNHKDVELNRHKIIGRFGLMHMIAMNLCEWLYVLVEETKHEITHLSVLRQGNLTNSTRMDENYCSDHQLMGSLVNNASPFLFPCTIEYSLICAVILFEMWKHIRSDEDIKIENGGKKHKAKAEDLASAHSGHHFTIDCSNSHKGLFAGIMVIVLTIISLVMFFVLTGKQGLQEGRSNYAEFEVNLVELLLYITTTLAVLTAMFRLRNLKYERKVDHHGIGLDNTLLAIAQTGMFIYCVFSIIGWYFTMKDKTPVGLIADLFSFIQTCLQTMFVLDAWWRRCRNLTQAKRKPGRELIIFLMVANMAMWSISTLEKSRAEFQPNHLKFFGDWAWTIITHISMPLAIFYRFHSTICLFEIWKTAYKIKSSFKNPLFPVM; encoded by the exons ATGGACATCGTGCACGAGGAAAATAG CCGGCAAAAGGACTTGAAGAAAGTAGGATTTGCCAGACGTAAGCACAACGAAAACATTTCTGAAGATGATGAGCAGGAATTTGAACG AAGTCTTGCAAACTATGAAAGGGATATGTGTTTCTTGCATCCACCACAACTAATTGTGACTGACACAGAACCAAATTTAAGCATGAACTGTGACTGTAGCGGACAATGCAATGGTGATTCCAGTGCTTTGTCCTCTCGAAGACCAAGTGCTATTATTGCCGCCTTGAGGAGGCCTTCACAG GCTATCGCCTTATCGGCTGCCCAAGCTGTGATGAATCAGCGCAGATACTTACTGGGTTTATTCAACGATAATTCCAGTCAGAATCTAAGAATTGAAGGAAACAAGACCAAGTTTCAGAAGATATcactgaaatttacaaaaaagctTGAAGG CAACGGGTTTACAATAATTCTCTCAGCACTCTATGCAAAGCTCCTAGTGGTACTTGGAATAGCTTTCCCAATCACTGAAGTAATATCAGACCAAGTGCATCCCTTCTACTACCAAGGGTTCTACTTATATCTCTATTTGGGCAGtattacttttattacatATGAATACGTAAGTTTTGTCAAAGAGCGAGCTGTTGAGAACATAATCAAGAATATTC AAGAGGCGGAAAAGGGGGAATTCTTGAACAAATTACCTCAAGCAAAACCGGCGAAAAAGTATGGAAGTTTCTTTTTGAGATTGGGAGCTATTG CGTTTGGTATTGGCAGCATGGTTTATTCAGGATTAGAATTTGGCCGCTACTTTGAACTTCGGAATATGCCAGGATGTTATTCCAGCAGCCTCCAAGCCATCACTCCAGCAACCAGAACGATTCTGACTCTCCTTCAAGTTCAATTCATATTTCTTAATCACAAG GACGTTGAGCTAAACAGACACAAAATAATAGGCAGGTTTGGCCTCATGCACATGATTGCCATGAACCTTTGCGAATGGCTTTATGTATTGGTTGAAGAGACCAAACATGAAATAACTCACTTATCAG TCCTTCGTCAGGGAAATTTGACTAACAGTACTCGAATGGATGAAAACTACTGTTCGGATCACCAGCTCATGGGCTCCTTAGTGAATAATGCCAGCCCCTTTTTGTTTCCATGCACCATAGAATATAG CTTAATTTGTGCGGTCATTCTTTTTGAAATGTGGAAACATATTAGGTCGGACGAAGATATTAAAATAGAGAATGGTGGAAAGAAACACAAGGCAAAAGCTG aaGACTTGGCCTCTGCCCACTCTGGCCATCATTTCACCATAGATTGTTCAAACTCCCATAAAGGGCTCTTCGCCGGAATAATGGTGATTGTCCTTACGATCATTTCCTTGGTAATGTTCTTCGTCCTAACAGGCAAACAGGGTCTTCAGGAAGGACGCAGCAATTATGCAGAATTTGAAGTGAACCTCGTAGAACTTCTTTTATACATCACGACGACACTTGCGGTACTCACAGCCATGTTCAGGTTAAGAAATCTGAAGTATGAACGTAAAGTTG ACCACCACGGAATAGGTTTGGACAACACATTACTAGCAATAGCCCAAACTGGTATGTTCATTTATTGCGTCTTCTCAATCATTGGCTGGTACTTCACAATGAAAGACAAAACTCCTGTAGGGCTAATTGCagatttgttttcatttatccAGACTTGCTTACAG ACTATGTTTGTTCTGGATGCATGGTGGAGAAGATGCAGAAATTTAACGCAAGCGAAACGCAAGCCTGGACGAGAACTCATCATCTTCTTAATGGTGGCCAATATGGCCATGTGGAGTATAAGTACTCTGGAGAAGAGTAGAGCAGAGTTTCAGCCGAATCATCTGAAGTTTTTCG GTGATTGGGCTTGGACGATAATAACCCATATCTCAATGCCCCTGGCAATTTTCTACAGGTTCCATTCCAcgatttgtttgtttgaaatatggaaaacaGCATACAAAATTAAGTctagttttaaaaatccattgtTTCCGGTTATGTAG